A single genomic interval of Gammaproteobacteria bacterium harbors:
- a CDS encoding tetratricopeptide repeat protein, giving the protein MNHWSYRFERSFGQARRLGLALLVLVLAACSTPYARDTSSSPAVSVPEPGAARAGAHAAPATAPSVAQPHAAPDSGRLQAGSAAQTPGGFGAQPDYRPAPSSNSAVNTLLAQADDARQQGDLDAAIAAAERALRIAPADPAVYYQLAVLRMQRGDLALADQLARKGLSYQPDPGLQLRLQEIIERARRGITG; this is encoded by the coding sequence ATGAACCATTGGTCGTATCGATTCGAGCGAAGCTTCGGTCAGGCACGCCGCCTGGGACTGGCACTGCTGGTGCTGGTACTCGCTGCCTGCTCCACTCCCTACGCGCGCGACACATCCTCGTCTCCTGCCGTGAGCGTGCCCGAGCCGGGCGCAGCGCGCGCGGGAGCGCACGCCGCGCCGGCGACAGCGCCCTCCGTGGCGCAGCCACATGCGGCGCCGGATAGCGGTCGGTTGCAGGCGGGCAGTGCCGCCCAGACGCCAGGCGGGTTTGGCGCGCAACCCGATTACCGGCCGGCCCCGAGCAGCAACAGTGCCGTCAACACGCTGCTCGCGCAGGCCGACGATGCGCGTCAGCAGGGCGATCTCGATGCCGCCATCGCGGCGGCGGAGCGGGCCTTGCGCATTGCGCCAGCGGATCCCGCCGTCTATTACCAGTTGGCCGTACTCCGGATGCAACGCGGCGACCTGGCCCTCGCCGATCAATTGGCACGCAAGGGGTTGAGCTACCAGCCGGACCCCGGCTTGCAGCTGCGGCTGCAGGAAATCATCGAGCGCGCGCGGCGCGGCATCACCGGCTAG
- a CDS encoding CoA pyrophosphatase, which yields MNDDEIPDGQDALSDIRIATQLLEAHQPRRKLVRRWMARSAVGVYLDEQGGNGLHALMIKRAERVGDPWSGHMAFPGGRKDRADRNTLDTAKRETREEIALDADLHAGLLGRLSDIVTHPRLRSAPMVITPYVFRLYSVPQLVPNHEVDEVLWVPLAFLADRSNREKMRWAPNGIPIELPCYMYRDRRIWGLSLMMLDELLDALS from the coding sequence ATGAATGACGACGAAATCCCGGACGGACAGGATGCGCTGAGCGATATTCGCATCGCCACGCAGTTGCTCGAAGCCCACCAGCCGCGGCGCAAGCTGGTGCGTCGCTGGATGGCACGCTCGGCGGTCGGTGTGTACCTGGATGAGCAGGGCGGCAATGGTCTGCACGCGCTGATGATCAAGCGGGCCGAGCGGGTGGGCGATCCATGGTCCGGCCATATGGCGTTTCCGGGCGGGCGCAAGGATCGCGCGGACCGCAACACGCTGGATACCGCCAAGCGCGAGACACGGGAGGAGATCGCGCTCGACGCGGACCTGCATGCCGGGCTCCTCGGGCGGCTGTCGGATATCGTCACTCACCCGCGTCTGCGCAGCGCGCCGATGGTGATCACGCCATACGTGTTCCGGCTGTATTCCGTGCCGCAGCTGGTGCCAAACCATGAAGTCGACGAAGTGCTGTGGGTGCCGCTGGCGTTCCTGGCCGATCGCTCGAATCGCGAGAAGATGCGCTGGGCGCCCAACGGCATCCCCATCGAGTTGCCCTGCTACATGTATCGCGACAGGCGTATCTGGGGTCTGTCGCTGATGATGCTCGACGAGTTGCTGGATGCGTTGTCGTGA
- a CDS encoding protein-disulfide reductase DsbD translates to MPRILLILACLLFGSALRAADELPQLRPAPSPKLGGGTSFLRVEQAYPLRASIRDQQLVFEWDITPGYYLYRERLGFATRDADGSHPLEVQLPPGEAHEDAYLGATEVYRGALAVTLPLPGATVRTLEVRSQGCADAGLCYPPRKQIFTLDAAAGTVLETTTAPWVHAPAPMPTPAPSATVSAAELAYMALLAALGGLILNLMPCVFPVLSLKVLSIAGKGGAGGGQAMHGLVYTAGVVLSFMAVAALLIGLRQAGAAIGWGFHLQSPTFVAALAYLFFVLGLSLSGMINLGAGIMGVGNSLAAKSGYAGSFFTGVLATVVASPCSAPFMGSALGFAMTQPAVTALTIFAALGFGMAAPFLLLTLSPATLRRLPKPGAWMEGFKQLLAFPLYGAVVWLLWVLGKQSGVNGMAAVAGGCVLLALGLWIRERASRHKHSLLLRALAVAVLLLALLVLRSPLLAAKPAVEGPDASANWENYDPARLAQLRAQGKAVFVNVTADWCITCLANEKLALSSAIVTDAFARRGIHYLKGDWTNSDPVLTRLLWQHGRSGVPLYLFYPARPAAEPRILPQLLTPGIVLEALEPG, encoded by the coding sequence ATGCCGAGAATCCTGCTCATCTTAGCCTGCTTGCTGTTCGGCTCCGCGCTGCGCGCAGCCGATGAGCTGCCGCAACTTCGCCCGGCACCCAGCCCCAAGCTCGGCGGCGGCACGAGCTTCCTGCGGGTCGAACAGGCTTACCCCCTGCGTGCCAGCATCCGCGATCAGCAACTGGTGTTTGAATGGGATATCACCCCCGGCTACTACCTGTACCGCGAACGCCTCGGTTTCGCGACGCGCGACGCCGATGGAAGCCACCCGCTCGAGGTGCAACTGCCACCGGGCGAGGCGCACGAAGACGCCTATCTCGGCGCCACGGAAGTCTATCGCGGTGCGCTTGCGGTCACCCTGCCACTACCCGGCGCCACGGTGCGGACGCTCGAAGTCCGATCGCAGGGCTGCGCCGATGCCGGGCTCTGCTACCCGCCGCGCAAACAAATCTTCACGCTCGACGCGGCCGCCGGCACGGTGCTGGAAACCACGACCGCGCCCTGGGTGCATGCACCTGCCCCGATGCCGACGCCAGCCCCGAGCGCAACCGTCAGTGCTGCCGAGCTCGCCTACATGGCGCTGCTCGCCGCACTCGGCGGCCTGATCCTGAACCTGATGCCCTGCGTGTTCCCGGTGCTGTCCCTCAAGGTGCTCAGTATCGCGGGCAAGGGCGGCGCTGGCGGCGGCCAGGCAATGCACGGTCTGGTCTATACCGCGGGCGTGGTCCTCAGCTTCATGGCGGTGGCCGCTCTGTTGATCGGTTTGCGCCAGGCTGGCGCGGCGATCGGCTGGGGCTTCCACCTGCAGTCGCCGACCTTTGTCGCCGCACTGGCCTACCTGTTCTTCGTGCTGGGCCTGTCGCTCTCGGGCATGATCAACCTCGGTGCCGGAATCATGGGCGTCGGCAACTCGCTGGCCGCGAAATCGGGTTACGCGGGCTCCTTTTTTACCGGGGTACTGGCAACGGTGGTGGCCAGTCCGTGCTCGGCGCCATTCATGGGTAGCGCGCTCGGCTTCGCCATGACGCAACCGGCAGTTACGGCGCTGACCATCTTTGCCGCGCTCGGTTTCGGCATGGCAGCGCCATTCCTGCTGCTGACGCTGAGCCCCGCGACCCTGCGGCGCCTGCCCAAACCCGGCGCCTGGATGGAAGGTTTCAAGCAACTGCTGGCCTTCCCGCTCTATGGTGCCGTGGTCTGGTTGTTATGGGTGCTCGGCAAGCAGAGTGGAGTCAACGGCATGGCCGCCGTGGCTGGCGGCTGCGTGCTGCTGGCGCTCGGGTTGTGGATCCGGGAGCGCGCCTCGCGCCACAAACATTCCTTGCTTCTGCGCGCGCTCGCCGTGGCAGTGCTGTTGCTTGCGCTGCTGGTGCTGCGCTCGCCGCTGCTGGCAGCAAAGCCGGCTGTGGAAGGCCCCGACGCCAGCGCCAACTGGGAAAACTACGATCCGGCGCGCCTCGCGCAGCTGCGCGCCCAGGGCAAGGCAGTGTTCGTGAACGTGACCGCCGACTGGTGCATCACCTGTCTCGCCAATGAAAAACTGGCGCTGAGCAGCGCGATCGTCACCGATGCCTTCGCCCGCAGGGGCATCCACTACCTGAAAGGCGACTGG
- a CDS encoding ATP-binding cassette domain-containing protein — MAAWLRLSRVCLRLQGRMFFRDLDWTLATDQQWAVLGANGAGKTALVQLLAGSLRPSSGRIEFSAGIEPARDIGWVSFERQKALCDLDAQHDISEFLETAVDAGTTVRALLGAGAGDDTTEIDHVAGRLGIAALMERGIRFLSSGEMRRTLIARELLRKPAVLVLDNPFEGVDAGARTMLRTLLAELLAGPTHVLLLTRRPQDIPGAITHVLLLDHGVVLASGPRARVLRHPQLRHLSGDHAPAATALPAPLDPAAHARPAGPLLELTDVHARFGDNEVLDGISLRLDPGEHLSIAGPNGCGKSTLLALIAGDNPRAYGQQVRVFGCLRGSGESVWEIKQRFGIVSNQLHLSYPRRSSVFEVVASGFFDTLGLYQSCGPLQTQTARQWLALLGLATRADERFDTLSFGEQRLALIARAMVKSPPILMLDEPCSGLDQANRRRVLELIDRIATGSTTQILYVSHEADELPMCISRRLEFRRDARGRLRLETSR; from the coding sequence ATGGCCGCTTGGCTACGCCTGAGCCGCGTCTGCCTGCGGCTGCAGGGGCGAATGTTCTTCCGCGACCTCGACTGGACGCTTGCCACGGACCAGCAATGGGCCGTCCTCGGAGCCAATGGGGCCGGCAAGACCGCGCTGGTGCAATTGCTTGCCGGCAGCCTGCGTCCGAGCAGCGGCAGGATCGAATTCAGCGCCGGCATCGAGCCCGCGCGCGATATCGGCTGGGTATCGTTCGAGCGCCAAAAGGCACTGTGCGATCTCGACGCACAGCACGATATCAGCGAATTCCTGGAGACCGCGGTGGATGCAGGCACCACGGTGCGCGCATTGCTTGGTGCCGGCGCCGGCGACGACACCACCGAAATCGATCACGTCGCCGGGCGGCTGGGCATCGCAGCCCTGATGGAGCGCGGCATACGCTTCCTGTCGAGTGGCGAGATGCGCCGCACGCTGATCGCCCGCGAGTTGCTGCGCAAACCCGCCGTGCTGGTACTCGACAACCCGTTCGAAGGCGTGGACGCGGGCGCGCGAACCATGCTGCGCACGCTGCTCGCGGAACTGCTCGCGGGCCCCACGCATGTCCTGCTGCTGACGCGCCGCCCGCAGGATATCCCCGGTGCGATCACCCATGTGCTGTTGCTCGATCACGGTGTAGTGCTTGCCAGCGGCCCCCGCGCCCGGGTGCTTCGGCACCCGCAGCTGAGGCACCTGTCCGGTGACCATGCACCCGCGGCCACCGCGCTTCCGGCACCGCTCGACCCTGCAGCGCACGCGCGCCCCGCCGGCCCGCTGCTCGAACTGACGGATGTGCACGCGCGTTTTGGTGACAACGAAGTGCTGGACGGGATCAGCCTGCGTCTCGATCCCGGCGAGCACCTGAGCATTGCCGGTCCCAATGGATGCGGCAAGTCGACCCTGCTCGCGCTGATCGCGGGTGACAATCCCCGCGCGTATGGCCAACAGGTCCGCGTGTTCGGCTGCTTGCGCGGCAGCGGCGAGTCGGTCTGGGAAATCAAGCAGCGATTCGGCATCGTCAGCAACCAGCTGCACCTCTCCTACCCCCGGCGCAGCAGTGTGTTCGAGGTGGTTGCCAGCGGCTTCTTCGATACGCTCGGCCTGTATCAGAGTTGCGGACCGTTGCAGACGCAGACGGCGCGGCAGTGGCTGGCGCTGCTGGGGCTGGCCACCAGGGCGGATGAGCGCTTCGATACGCTTTCTTTTGGCGAACAGCGGCTGGCGTTGATTGCCCGCGCGATGGTGAAATCACCGCCGATATTGATGCTGGACGAACCGTGCTCGGGGCTCGACCAGGCCAACCGGCGGCGCGTGCTGGAGCTGATCGACCGGATCGCGACCGGTTCCACGACCCAGATTCTCTACGTGAGCCATGAAGCCGACGAACTGCCGATGTGTATCAGCCGTCGCCTGGAGTTTCGGCGCGATGCGCGGGGGCGCTTGCGGCTCGAGACTAGCCGGTGA
- the mrcB gene encoding penicillin-binding protein 1B, giving the protein MLRIVLAGVVLALPVLIYLDAYIQREFSGKKWALPALVYGRPLEVYRGARVSPRAMVDELQTLGYHEARGALAPGSYSLRDASLAVATRGFRFWDGVEPARQLRIGFDADGVSALQDASGAAVAIARLEPVHIGGIYPAHNEDRILVRLTEVPPLLVKALLAVEDRDFTAHHGVSPRGIMRALWVNVRSGAVEQGGSTLTQQLVKNFFLTRERSYSRKIAELAMAVLLELHYSKDEILEAYINEIYLGQDGHRAIHGFGLAAHYYFNRPLPELEAQQIALLVALVRGPSYYDPGRHPERARERRNLVFQHLVEAGALKPEAARKLAALPLGVDDRERSRSKIYPAYLDLVRRQLRADYSDHDLSSEGLQVFTGLDPAVQRAAERSLQDTLAAIERDFAARGKPQKGLEGAVVVTRVDSGEVLALVGGRHARGAGFNRALDALRPVGSLMKPAVYLSALASGRYTLLSPLDDSPLAYRGSDRKVWSPRNYDHKDHGMVRLHDALAQSYNQSTARLGLEIGVGRVVDTIHRLGVEREIAELPSVLLGAVELSPMEVAGMYQTIASGGFGTPLRAIREVLDADGQPLKRYPVAVEQKVSQSAVFLLEYALQEVMRKGTARSAYRRLPGWLSVAGKTGTTDDQRDSWFAGYSGDLLAVVWIGRDDNGVTALTGATGALPVWSGLMAEVSREPLRSQAPAGVVEAWIDDASGGISAEGCAGALRMPFLSGTEPEYQADCGGGGVRWPWSKQQPAPPVDATAQPRAAPQAEDSVDKEQERWWKRWFGGSG; this is encoded by the coding sequence TTGCTGCGGATAGTGCTTGCCGGCGTGGTGCTCGCACTCCCGGTGCTGATCTATCTCGATGCCTATATCCAGCGCGAGTTTTCCGGCAAGAAATGGGCGTTGCCGGCGCTGGTGTATGGACGCCCGCTGGAGGTCTATCGGGGAGCCCGGGTGTCGCCGCGCGCGATGGTCGACGAGTTGCAGACGCTGGGTTATCACGAGGCCCGCGGGGCCCTTGCGCCGGGCAGTTACAGCCTGCGCGATGCCAGCCTTGCGGTGGCTACCCGCGGTTTCCGTTTCTGGGACGGTGTAGAGCCGGCCCGGCAATTGCGCATCGGCTTCGATGCCGACGGTGTCAGCGCGCTGCAGGACGCGAGCGGCGCGGCGGTCGCGATCGCACGGCTCGAGCCGGTGCATATCGGCGGTATCTATCCCGCCCACAACGAGGACCGGATCCTGGTGCGGTTGACGGAGGTGCCACCGCTGCTGGTCAAGGCGTTGCTGGCCGTGGAGGACCGGGATTTCACCGCTCATCACGGGGTCTCGCCGCGCGGCATCATGCGGGCGCTGTGGGTGAACGTGCGCAGCGGTGCGGTCGAGCAGGGTGGCAGCACGCTGACCCAGCAACTGGTGAAGAATTTCTTCCTGACGCGCGAGCGCAGTTACAGCCGCAAGATTGCCGAGCTGGCGATGGCGGTGCTGCTCGAGCTGCATTACAGCAAGGACGAGATCCTCGAGGCGTACATCAACGAGATCTACCTCGGGCAGGACGGGCATCGTGCCATTCACGGCTTTGGGCTGGCCGCCCATTACTATTTCAACCGTCCGCTCCCGGAGCTCGAAGCGCAGCAGATCGCGCTGCTGGTAGCCCTGGTGCGCGGGCCCTCGTATTACGATCCGGGACGCCATCCGGAGCGTGCGCGCGAGCGCCGCAACCTGGTATTCCAGCACCTGGTCGAAGCCGGGGCGCTGAAACCGGAGGCCGCGCGCAAACTGGCGGCCTTGCCGCTCGGCGTCGATGATCGCGAGCGTTCGCGCTCGAAGATCTACCCGGCCTACCTGGACCTGGTGCGCCGCCAGCTGCGCGCCGACTACAGCGACCACGATCTCAGCTCCGAGGGACTGCAGGTATTTACCGGACTCGACCCGGCCGTGCAGCGTGCCGCGGAGCGTTCGCTGCAGGACACGCTGGCGGCCATCGAGCGCGATTTCGCGGCCCGCGGCAAGCCGCAGAAAGGGCTCGAAGGGGCGGTGGTGGTGACGCGTGTCGACAGCGGTGAAGTGCTGGCGCTGGTGGGTGGGCGTCATGCGCGGGGAGCGGGTTTCAACCGCGCGCTGGATGCCCTGCGCCCGGTCGGCTCGTTGATGAAGCCGGCGGTGTACCTCAGTGCGCTCGCCAGCGGGCGCTACACCCTGCTGTCGCCACTCGACGATTCGCCGCTTGCCTATCGCGGCAGTGACCGCAAAGTCTGGAGCCCGCGCAATTACGATCACAAGGACCACGGCATGGTGCGTCTGCACGATGCGCTCGCGCAGTCCTACAACCAGTCGACCGCCCGTCTCGGTCTCGAGATCGGGGTCGGGCGCGTGGTCGATACCATTCACCGCCTCGGCGTGGAGCGCGAGATCGCGGAGCTGCCATCGGTATTGCTCGGTGCGGTCGAGTTGAGCCCGATGGAAGTCGCCGGCATGTACCAGACGATCGCCTCGGGTGGCTTTGGCACGCCGCTGCGAGCGATACGCGAAGTGCTCGATGCCGACGGACAACCACTGAAGCGCTATCCGGTGGCGGTGGAGCAGAAGGTCAGCCAGTCCGCGGTATTCCTGCTCGAGTACGCGTTGCAGGAAGTGATGCGCAAGGGAACCGCGCGCTCGGCGTACCGGCGGTTGCCGGGATGGCTGAGCGTCGCCGGCAAGACCGGAACCACCGACGACCAGCGCGACAGCTGGTTTGCCGGTTATTCCGGCGATCTGCTCGCGGTGGTGTGGATCGGCCGCGACGACAACGGCGTGACCGCACTGACCGGCGCCACCGGCGCGTTGCCGGTGTGGTCCGGGCTGATGGCCGAGGTGAGCCGCGAACCCCTGCGCTCGCAGGCGCCCGCAGGCGTGGTAGAGGCCTGGATCGACGATGCCAGTGGCGGCATCAGTGCCGAGGGTTGTGCGGGTGCACTGCGGATGCCGTTCCTGAGTGGTACCGAGCCCGAATATCAGGCGGACTGTGGCGGTGGGGGCGTCCGCTGGCCATGGAGCAAACAGCAGCCGGCGCCGCCGGTGGATGCCACGGCACAGCCACGCGCCGCGCCGCAGGCCGAGGATTCGGTCGACAAGGAACAGGAGCGGTGGTGGAAGCGCTGGTTCGGTGGCTCCGGTTGA
- a CDS encoding MMPL family transporter, producing the protein MRNRLLNAYQRLLLSRPWLSLGVIALLIVLFAVRIPELRLEASADTLVLEGDKALEFYREIGKRFGSQSFLVITYRPLHEDLMSDAVLGRIAALRAELQQLENVRAVTSILDVPLLYSPPISFTDIGEPMHTLRDAGVDRELARREFLESPIYRELILGDDGQETALQVTLKPDLEWDALLERREILRSKRGQGFFSAEEKRELERVESEFATRSVIVQDQQRRYIEQVRGILERYRADASIFLGGVPMIAVDMIAFAQNDLERFGGAILGIMLLVLALIFRRAVWVLIPLTACASTCLLMLGLIAWNQWPLTVVSSNFVPLLLILSLAITIHLINYYREQFEVRPDAPHEELVLDTVRFMITPIVYTSATTGVAFASFVVSGIKPVIDFGWMMTIGIAVSMLVAFTLVPVLLLLAGKPAAKPAGSSHDPFALVMARMVVHHGNAVLLVSLLLLIVGLVGLSRLQVENRFIDYFDQSTEIYRGMELIDRELGGTIPLSIVLDIDVPSALPELPPAADEFSDDFDDEPATDSGDEFADDFDDAEASAGANPVDPWFTVYGLQRVKEVHDYLESLPEVGKVLSLGTVYDVANDLLGGGVDDIQLAIAYRSLPEDMRKLLLDPFLSRATSQAMISLRIKETSAGLRRDELLKRIRSHLVDKLGFAPDKMHMTGMLVLYNNVLQSLFRSQILTIGVTFLVILMMFLVLFRSVYLSLLALAPNLLAAGVVLGTMGLTGVPLDVMTITIAAIVVGIGVDDCIHYVFRFRHEFAIDHDYVAATYRSHGSIGKAMYYTSVTIVAGFSILALSNFRPSIYFGVLTAFAMVVAMLGGLLLLPRLILLFKPLGPDQAREAPVDAAVIAGD; encoded by the coding sequence ATGCGGAACCGATTGCTGAATGCCTATCAGCGGCTGTTGTTGTCGCGCCCTTGGCTGAGCCTCGGCGTGATCGCGCTGCTGATCGTGCTGTTTGCGGTACGCATTCCGGAACTCAGGCTGGAGGCATCCGCCGATACCCTGGTGCTGGAGGGGGACAAGGCGCTCGAGTTCTATCGCGAGATCGGCAAACGCTTCGGTTCGCAGAGCTTCCTGGTGATCACCTACCGTCCGTTGCACGAGGATCTGATGTCCGATGCGGTGCTCGGGCGCATTGCCGCGTTGCGCGCGGAGTTGCAGCAGCTCGAGAACGTCCGCGCCGTCACCAGCATCCTCGACGTACCCCTGCTCTACAGTCCGCCGATATCGTTCACCGATATCGGCGAGCCCATGCATACGCTGCGCGATGCGGGGGTGGACCGCGAGCTCGCGCGCCGCGAGTTTCTCGAAAGCCCGATCTATCGTGAACTCATTCTCGGCGACGACGGGCAGGAAACCGCGCTGCAGGTCACGTTGAAACCCGACCTCGAGTGGGATGCACTGCTCGAGCGGCGCGAGATTTTGCGCAGCAAGCGCGGACAGGGCTTCTTCAGCGCCGAGGAAAAACGCGAACTCGAGCGCGTCGAGAGCGAATTCGCGACGCGGTCGGTGATCGTGCAGGACCAGCAGCGTCGCTATATCGAGCAGGTGCGCGGCATTCTCGAGCGCTATCGCGCGGATGCGAGCATTTTTCTCGGCGGCGTGCCGATGATAGCGGTCGACATGATCGCATTTGCGCAGAATGACCTCGAGAGATTCGGCGGCGCCATTCTCGGCATCATGCTGCTGGTGCTGGCGCTGATTTTCCGGCGCGCCGTGTGGGTGCTGATTCCGCTCACGGCCTGCGCATCGACCTGCCTGCTGATGCTCGGACTGATCGCCTGGAACCAGTGGCCGCTCACGGTGGTGTCCTCGAATTTCGTGCCATTGCTGCTGATCCTGTCGCTGGCGATCACCATTCACCTGATCAATTACTACCGCGAACAGTTCGAGGTGCGCCCGGACGCGCCGCACGAAGAGCTGGTGCTCGATACCGTTCGTTTCATGATCACCCCGATTGTCTATACCTCCGCCACCACCGGCGTGGCGTTTGCCTCGTTTGTCGTGAGCGGCATCAAGCCGGTAATCGATTTTGGCTGGATGATGACGATTGGCATTGCGGTGTCGATGCTGGTGGCGTTCACGCTGGTGCCGGTGCTTTTGCTGCTGGCCGGAAAGCCCGCGGCGAAGCCCGCAGGCAGCAGCCACGACCCGTTTGCGCTGGTCATGGCGCGCATGGTGGTGCATCACGGCAACGCGGTGCTGCTGGTCTCGCTGTTGCTGCTGATCGTGGGCCTGGTCGGGCTGAGCCGGCTGCAGGTCGAGAACCGCTTCATCGATTATTTCGACCAGTCGACCGAAATATATCGCGGCATGGAGCTGATCGACCGCGAACTCGGCGGCACCATTCCACTGTCGATCGTGCTGGATATCGATGTGCCGTCCGCGCTGCCGGAACTGCCGCCTGCGGCGGACGAGTTCAGCGATGATTTCGATGATGAACCGGCCACGGATTCCGGCGATGAATTCGCCGACGATTTCGATGATGCGGAGGCGTCCGCCGGTGCCAACCCAGTGGATCCGTGGTTCACGGTCTATGGACTGCAGCGGGTAAAGGAAGTCCATGATTACCTGGAGTCGCTGCCGGAAGTCGGCAAGGTACTGTCGCTGGGTACCGTTTACGATGTGGCGAACGATCTGCTGGGAGGTGGCGTCGATGACATCCAGCTCGCCATTGCCTACCGCAGCCTGCCAGAGGATATGCGCAAGCTGTTGCTCGATCCGTTCCTGTCGCGTGCTACCAGCCAGGCGATGATATCGCTGCGCATCAAGGAAACCAGCGCAGGGCTGCGCCGCGACGAGTTGCTCAAGCGCATCCGCTCCCACCTGGTCGACAAACTCGGCTTTGCGCCCGACAAGATGCACATGACCGGCATGCTGGTGCTCTACAACAACGTGCTGCAGAGCCTGTTCCGTTCGCAGATCCTGACGATCGGCGTGACCTTCCTGGTCATCCTGATGATGTTCCTGGTGCTGTTCCGCTCGGTCTACCTGTCGCTGCTGGCATTGGCACCCAACCTGCTCGCGGCGGGCGTGGTGCTCGGCACCATGGGCCTCACCGGAGTGCCGCTCGACGTGATGACGATAACGATCGCCGCGATCGTGGTCGGTATCGGTGTCGATGACTGTATCCACTACGTGTTTCGTTTCAGGCACGAATTCGCGATCGACCACGATTACGTGGCCGCCACCTACCGCAGTCATGGCAGTATCGGCAAGGCGATGTATTACACCTCGGTCACGATCGTCGCGGGATTCTCGATCCTGGCGCTTTCGAACTTCCGCCCGAGTATCTATTTCGGCGTGCTGACGGCCTTCGCGATGGTGGTCGCGATGCTCGGCGGCCTGCTGTTGTTGCCACGCCTGATTCTCCTGTTCAAGCCGCTCGGACCGGATCAGGCGCGGGAAGCCCCGGTCGATGCCGCGGTGATCGCCGGTGATTGA
- a CDS encoding copper chaperone PCu(A)C, translated as MRVKLLTMDESTMYLLRCGAMALLAGSGINATAATLELDTPWMRAPAPAQTNAAIYFQLRNNGPRTMVLDGAQVTGAASAAVHEHRHVDGLMRMSEAGPLPIAPGTALRLEPGGYHLMVFGLEKTPLAGERVPFCLHFADGSEECAAALVKAIGE; from the coding sequence ATGCGAGTGAAGCTTCTGACCATGGATGAATCGACGATGTACCTGCTGCGGTGTGGCGCGATGGCGCTTCTGGCGGGTTCTGGCATCAACGCGACCGCCGCGACACTGGAACTGGACACGCCCTGGATGCGCGCGCCGGCGCCCGCACAGACGAATGCCGCGATCTATTTTCAACTGCGCAACAACGGCCCGCGGACCATGGTCCTGGATGGCGCGCAGGTCACCGGCGCGGCGAGCGCGGCGGTCCATGAGCACCGCCATGTGGATGGCCTGATGCGCATGAGCGAGGCAGGGCCGTTGCCGATCGCGCCTGGAACCGCGCTCAGGCTCGAACCCGGCGGATATCATCTGATGGTATTCGGCCTGGAAAAAACCCCGCTGGCGGGCGAGCGGGTGCCATTCTGTCTGCATTTTGCCGACGGCTCCGAGGAATGTGCCGCGGCGCTGGTCAAAGCGATTGGAGAGTAG
- a CDS encoding DUF2333 family protein — translation MDEAKARAMRKTLAPGSGMALVVAVLVGVFALGFIGVGVYWSSEPARFDVRENAARFAASQNRQLVVGSVTVATLVRVAETLLDKPGGYLSNDLAPPGVWLDNMPNWEFGVLVQVRDLSKAMRETLSRSQSQSTEDPDLALAEPQFNFDSYSWLLPPSENEYRQGIRSLETYARRLADPQKPDAQFYARADNLRYWLGTVESRLGSLSQRLSSSVGRKRLNTDLAGDSAAQQSTPAAMEVETRTPWARIDDVFYEARGTSWALIQFLEAIEVDFADVLQKKNAVVSLRQIIRELEGTQEPMWSPLILNGSGFGPLANHSLVMASYVSRANAAIINLRELLAQG, via the coding sequence ATGGACGAGGCAAAAGCGCGGGCGATGCGCAAGACTCTGGCTCCGGGCAGCGGCATGGCGCTGGTGGTCGCGGTGCTGGTCGGGGTGTTTGCGCTCGGCTTCATCGGTGTCGGTGTGTACTGGTCGAGCGAACCGGCGCGCTTCGATGTGCGCGAGAACGCCGCGAGGTTTGCCGCCTCGCAGAACCGCCAGCTGGTGGTCGGCAGCGTGACCGTCGCGACCCTGGTGCGGGTTGCCGAAACCCTGCTCGACAAGCCGGGCGGCTACCTCAGCAACGACCTCGCACCGCCTGGCGTCTGGCTCGACAATATGCCGAACTGGGAGTTCGGCGTACTGGTGCAGGTGCGCGATCTCTCCAAGGCCATGCGCGAAACGCTGAGCCGCTCGCAGTCGCAGTCCACCGAAGATCCCGATCTGGCGCTGGCCGAACCCCAATTCAATTTCGACAGCTACTCCTGGCTGCTGCCCCCCTCGGAGAACGAGTACCGCCAGGGCATCCGCTCACTGGAAACCTATGCCCGGCGCCTGGCGGACCCGCAGAAGCCCGATGCCCAGTTCTATGCCCGCGCCGATAACCTGCGCTACTGGCTGGGCACGGTGGAGAGCCGTCTTGGCAGCCTGTCGCAGCGCCTCAGTTCGAGCGTCGGCAGGAAACGCCTCAACACGGACCTGGCCGGCGACAGTGCCGCACAGCAATCGACGCCTGCCGCGATGGAGGTGGAGACCAGGACGCCATGGGCCCGCATCGACGATGTGTTCTACGAGGCGCGTGGTACCTCGTGGGCGCTGATCCAGTTCCTCGAGGCGATAGAAGTGGATTTCGCCGACGTGCTGCAGAAAAAGAACGCCGTGGTGAGCCTGCGCCAGATCATCCGCGAGCTCGAAGGCACCCAGGAGCCGATGTGGAGCCCGCTGATCCTGAACGGCTCGGGCTTTGGTCCGCTGGCCAACCACTCGCTGGTGATGGCCTCGTATGTGTCGCGCGCCAATGCCGCGATCATCAACCTGCGCGAATTGCTGGCCCAGGGCTGA